Proteins from a single region of Verrucosispora sp. NA02020:
- a CDS encoding enoyl-CoA hydratase/isomerase family protein: MTPTLTHERDGHVARVRFDNSARGNCLDDTTLRELVDTLETAAADEACAVIHLDMAGRHFCGGWDTSAFGRLRGATAATVAAGLRDSDAALHRVRHLPVPVVAAVRGQVVGFGAGLLGAIHLPVAGEGVRLSLPEARFGFAPAGVGHTIARSVPRPHAYHLLTGAATATARDLLAWGLVAQVVPDDDVDRAVDALVDTLLAVPSRTLRAVVQVVESSLESGTADRAYEISAGTIVAGLSTREVSG, from the coding sequence GTGACTCCCACACTCACCCACGAACGCGACGGCCACGTCGCCCGGGTGCGATTCGACAACAGCGCCCGTGGCAACTGTCTCGACGACACGACGCTTCGCGAACTCGTGGACACCCTGGAGACCGCGGCGGCCGACGAGGCGTGCGCCGTCATCCACCTCGACATGGCCGGCCGGCACTTCTGCGGCGGCTGGGACACCTCGGCGTTCGGCCGACTGCGCGGTGCGACCGCCGCGACGGTCGCCGCCGGACTACGGGACAGCGACGCCGCCCTGCACCGCGTCCGGCACCTCCCGGTACCCGTGGTCGCCGCCGTCCGGGGTCAGGTCGTCGGCTTCGGCGCCGGCCTGCTCGGCGCGATCCACCTGCCGGTCGCCGGCGAGGGCGTCCGGCTCTCCCTCCCGGAGGCCCGGTTCGGCTTCGCCCCCGCCGGGGTCGGCCACACCATCGCCCGGTCCGTGCCCCGCCCACACGCCTACCACCTGCTGACCGGTGCCGCGACGGCGACCGCCCGGGACCTGCTCGCCTGGGGCTTGGTCGCCCAGGTGGTACCCGACGACGACGTCGACCGCGCGGTGGACGCCCTCGTCGACACGCTGCTCGCCGTGCCGTCCCGGACGCTGCGCGCGGTGGTCCAGGTCGTCGAGTCGAGCCTGGAGTCCGGCACCGCCGACCGGGCCTACGAGATCTCCGCCGGCACCATCGTGGCGGGGCTGAGCACCCGGGAGGTCTCCGGATGA
- a CDS encoding VOC family protein, with the protein MSQPFRPGEAVWVELCTPRPEQAEEFYRTLFGWTVRTERLGTTTYRMCSLDGRDVAGISDATALHGGRPRGWIAYFAVHDIHRSAAQAVALGGELVTPPRYLPAAGTGAAVIDPFGAAFGLYQGESRAGVQMLNSVGALCWNELDTGEPDRAVAYYRSLFGYTTRQHGDSPTARPYSLLMLGDVPVAGVLALDNDWPNLIPSKWITYFAVASLDDALRRVVALGGTPTVGPVDSPHGRLHLVKDPGGHTLCLIQLEDGLRPHHPSSDPAVTR; encoded by the coding sequence ATGAGTCAACCGTTCCGGCCCGGTGAGGCCGTCTGGGTGGAGTTGTGCACCCCACGGCCGGAGCAGGCCGAGGAGTTCTATCGCACGCTGTTCGGCTGGACCGTACGCACCGAGCGGCTCGGCACCACCACGTACCGGATGTGCAGCCTGGACGGCCGCGACGTGGCCGGCATCTCCGACGCCACCGCGCTGCACGGCGGCCGGCCCCGGGGCTGGATCGCCTACTTCGCGGTCCACGACATCCACCGCTCCGCCGCGCAGGCGGTCGCACTCGGCGGCGAGTTGGTGACCCCGCCGCGTTACCTGCCCGCCGCCGGGACCGGTGCCGCCGTCATCGACCCGTTCGGCGCCGCGTTCGGCCTCTATCAGGGCGAGTCACGAGCCGGTGTCCAGATGCTCAACTCGGTCGGCGCGCTCTGCTGGAACGAGCTGGACACCGGGGAGCCGGACCGCGCGGTGGCCTACTACCGGTCGCTGTTCGGATACACCACCCGGCAACACGGGGACTCCCCCACCGCCCGTCCCTACAGCCTGCTGATGCTCGGCGACGTCCCGGTCGCCGGCGTGCTGGCCCTGGACAACGACTGGCCGAACCTGATCCCGTCGAAATGGATCACCTACTTCGCGGTCGCCTCGCTGGACGACGCGCTGCGCCGGGTCGTCGCGCTGGGCGGGACGCCCACCGTCGGTCCGGTCGACAGCCCGCACGGGCGGCTTCACCTGGTGAAGGATCCCGGCGGGCACACCCTCTGCCTGATCCAGCTGGAAGACGGACTACGCCCGCACCATCCCTCCTCCGACCCGGCGGTGACCCGATGA
- a CDS encoding flavin reductase family protein, protein MTAEPLFDSAEFRQVCGHFPTGVTAVTAVTGDGTVAALTVNSFTSVSLRPPKVLFCVTSSSSSFPVLMDSARIAVHILSQDQEDVARRFATSGLSGADKLDGVSWVPGPDGVPLLPGTPAVLAGRRDTAITSGDHVIILIDVDHVHLKPTSVPALSFYRGRFVAPSSTPGE, encoded by the coding sequence ATGACGGCCGAGCCCCTGTTCGACTCCGCCGAGTTCCGTCAGGTGTGCGGACACTTCCCCACCGGTGTCACGGCGGTGACCGCGGTGACCGGTGACGGCACCGTCGCCGCGCTGACGGTGAACTCCTTCACCTCGGTGTCGCTGCGCCCCCCGAAGGTGCTGTTCTGCGTCACCAGCTCCTCGTCGAGCTTCCCGGTGCTGATGGACTCGGCCCGGATCGCCGTGCACATCCTCAGCCAGGACCAGGAGGACGTGGCGCGCCGGTTCGCCACCTCCGGGCTGTCCGGGGCGGACAAGCTCGACGGCGTCTCCTGGGTGCCCGGGCCGGACGGCGTCCCGCTGCTGCCCGGCACGCCCGCGGTCCTGGCCGGGCGCCGCGACACGGCGATCACCAGCGGCGACCACGTGATCATCCTGATCGACGTGGACCACGTGCACCTGAAGCCGACGAGCGTCCCGGCCCTGTCGTTCTATCGGGGGCGGTTCGTCGCGCCGTCGAGCACGCCGGGAGAGTGA
- a CDS encoding MaoC family dehydratase — MRTASRTIAPTPADLLDLVGRELGASEPQVVTQDEVDRFADVTKDHQWIHVDVERARSGPFGTTIVHGFLTLALVPRLLADILEVTTFSMGVNYGLDRVRFVKPLPPGVPIQGTATLLAAEPIAGVPGGVQAKASVVVEFAEDSTTCCVAEILFRYLP, encoded by the coding sequence ATGCGTACCGCCTCCCGCACCATCGCGCCCACCCCGGCCGACCTGCTCGACCTCGTCGGCCGGGAGCTGGGTGCCAGTGAGCCGCAGGTGGTCACCCAGGACGAGGTCGACCGCTTCGCCGACGTGACCAAGGACCACCAGTGGATCCACGTCGACGTGGAACGGGCCCGATCCGGCCCGTTCGGCACGACGATCGTGCACGGGTTCCTCACCCTGGCTCTGGTGCCGCGTCTGCTCGCGGACATCCTGGAGGTCACGACGTTCTCGATGGGCGTCAACTACGGGCTGGACCGGGTCCGGTTCGTCAAGCCGCTGCCGCCGGGCGTGCCGATCCAGGGCACCGCGACGCTGCTCGCCGCCGAGCCGATCGCCGGGGTGCCGGGCGGCGTGCAGGCCAAGGCGTCGGTGGTGGTGGAGTTCGCCGAGGACTCCACCACCTGCTGCGTGGCGGAGATCCTCTTCCGCTACCTGCCGTGA
- a CDS encoding acyl-CoA dehydrogenase family protein has translation MGIKGSPTREVYLDNVRIPADRIIGAEGTGFGTAMKTLDHTRVTIAAQALGIAQGALDYAKGYVAERKQFGKAIAEFQGVQFMLADMGMKLEAARQLTYAAAGKSERGDADLTYFGAAAKCFASDAAMEITTDAVQLLGGYGYTRDYPVERMMRDAKITQIYEGTNQVQRIVMARQLLKD, from the coding sequence TTGGGCATCAAGGGCTCGCCGACCCGCGAGGTCTACCTGGACAACGTCCGGATCCCGGCCGACCGGATCATCGGCGCCGAGGGCACCGGGTTCGGCACCGCGATGAAGACCCTGGACCACACCCGGGTCACCATCGCCGCGCAGGCGCTCGGCATCGCGCAGGGTGCGCTGGACTACGCCAAGGGGTACGTGGCCGAGCGTAAGCAGTTCGGCAAGGCGATCGCCGAGTTCCAGGGTGTGCAGTTCATGCTCGCCGACATGGGCATGAAGCTGGAGGCGGCGCGGCAGCTCACGTACGCGGCGGCCGGCAAGTCGGAGCGGGGTGACGCCGACCTGACGTACTTCGGTGCGGCGGCGAAGTGCTTCGCCTCGGACGCCGCGATGGAGATCACCACCGACGCGGTGCAGTTGCTCGGCGGCTACGGCTACACCCGGGACTACCCGGTCGAGCGGATGATGCGGGACGCCAAGATCACGCAGATCTACGAGGGCACCAACCAGGTGCAGCGCATCGTGATGGCCCGCCAGCTGCTCAAGGACTGA